A part of Lacibacter sp. H407 genomic DNA contains:
- a CDS encoding NAD-dependent epimerase/dehydratase family protein, producing the protein MVFVTGGAGLVGSALLKQLLQQKQGPIKALVRNSMPLTLTEEEKQQIEWIKGDVLDTSVLDEAMQGCRQVYHCAAVVSYHSSRRQQMYKINIEGTANIVNLSLEHNIEKLIHVSSVAAIGRLRQGEQITEKTEWTDETNNSHYGKTKYLSELEVWRGIGEGLNAAIVNPSVILGESNWETGSVAIFKKMWEQFPWYTTGGTGFVDAKDVAEAMIRLMHSDISAERFLLSNTHLSFQELFTKIATALGKRPPNRFAKPWMGELVWRMEALKAMFSNKEPLLTKETASTAQVRTYYDSSKVLAALPDFRFTPIDETIERTSKWLKEFYRLT; encoded by the coding sequence ATGGTTTTCGTTACCGGCGGCGCAGGTTTAGTTGGCTCGGCTTTATTAAAACAGTTGTTGCAACAAAAGCAAGGGCCCATCAAAGCATTGGTACGAAACTCCATGCCACTCACACTCACGGAAGAAGAAAAGCAACAGATCGAATGGATCAAAGGTGATGTGTTAGATACGTCGGTATTGGATGAAGCTATGCAAGGTTGCAGGCAGGTGTATCATTGTGCAGCCGTAGTCTCGTATCATTCCAGTCGCCGGCAGCAGATGTACAAGATCAATATTGAAGGCACAGCAAATATTGTCAATCTCTCTTTGGAACATAATATTGAAAAACTCATTCATGTAAGTTCGGTGGCGGCCATTGGACGTTTGCGCCAAGGCGAACAAATCACTGAAAAAACAGAATGGACCGATGAGACAAACAATTCCCATTACGGCAAAACAAAATACCTATCTGAACTGGAAGTGTGGCGTGGCATTGGTGAAGGATTAAATGCAGCTATAGTCAATCCATCGGTGATATTAGGCGAATCAAATTGGGAAACAGGATCAGTTGCTATCTTTAAAAAAATGTGGGAACAGTTTCCGTGGTACACAACCGGCGGAACAGGTTTTGTTGATGCAAAAGATGTGGCCGAAGCTATGATCCGTTTGATGCACAGCGACATTTCAGCCGAACGATTTTTGTTAAGCAATACACACTTAAGTTTTCAGGAACTGTTTACCAAAATTGCAACTGCATTGGGGAAACGGCCGCCGAATCGTTTTGCAAAACCATGGATGGGTGAATTGGTGTGGCGCATGGAAGCACTCAAAGCCATGTTCAGCAACAAAGAACCATTGCTCACCAAAGAAACAGCCAGCACTGCACAAGTAAGAACCTATTACGATTCATCGAAAGTATTAGCTGCATTACCCGATTTCAGGTTTACGCCAATTGATGAAACGATTGAGCGAACGAGTAAGTGGCTGAAAGAATTTTATCGTTTAACATAG
- a CDS encoding carboxypeptidase-like regulatory domain-containing protein, which yields MKTILSIILACCSFCVSAQSYFYIKGKVIDDSTRLPMENASVLCQNTTKGTITNKEGEFRLEVPAGGHNLVISYTGFESESVRISSSQDNSNELTIVLKKKENKLEEVVIQASSEVKDGWTKYGSHFSNYFIGSTPFAKQCSIENPQALKFYFSRKRNVLKVKAEEPVVVLNYALGYKIQYQLDSFIYDYGTKFSAYVGVAFYTEMDSTAEQKAIWVQNREKAYLGSRMHFMRCYYDSTLAENGFVIEEVYTDSMTNKPKISTLENPYDTAVYVLINSVDREINLFGKYRIVYTLSPMEKEYLVANKYPPSAKEQLSTLEFLNGFVITENGFFYEQTEVINSGYWAWKNLADQLPYDYWPEE from the coding sequence ATGAAAACAATCCTCTCCATTATCCTTGCCTGTTGTTCCTTCTGTGTTTCAGCGCAATCCTATTTTTATATCAAAGGCAAAGTGATCGACGACAGTACACGTCTTCCAATGGAAAACGCATCGGTGCTTTGTCAAAATACCACCAAGGGAACTATTACCAATAAAGAAGGTGAGTTCCGGTTAGAAGTTCCTGCAGGTGGGCATAATCTCGTAATATCTTACACAGGTTTTGAAAGTGAAAGTGTGCGTATCAGTTCATCGCAGGATAACAGCAATGAACTCACCATTGTTTTAAAAAAGAAAGAAAACAAACTGGAAGAAGTAGTAATACAGGCCAGCAGCGAAGTAAAAGATGGCTGGACAAAATACGGATCTCATTTTTCGAATTACTTTATCGGCAGCACGCCATTTGCCAAACAATGCAGCATTGAAAATCCGCAGGCATTAAAATTTTACTTCTCCCGTAAACGCAATGTATTAAAAGTAAAAGCAGAAGAACCAGTAGTAGTACTGAATTATGCGTTGGGCTATAAAATTCAATACCAGCTCGATTCATTTATTTATGATTACGGTACAAAATTCAGCGCCTATGTTGGTGTAGCATTTTATACAGAGATGGATTCAACAGCCGAACAAAAAGCGATCTGGGTGCAAAACAGAGAAAAGGCTTACCTCGGTTCACGCATGCATTTTATGCGTTGTTATTACGACAGTACACTTGCTGAAAACGGATTCGTAATTGAAGAAGTTTATACCGACAGCATGACCAACAAACCCAAGATCAGTACACTTGAAAATCCTTACGATACTGCGGTATATGTGCTGATCAATAGTGTTGACAGAGAGATTAACCTTTTTGGGAAATACCGAATCGTGTACACCTTATCGCCCATGGAAAAAGAATATCTGGTTGCCAACAAATATCCTCCTTCGGCAAAAGAACAACTTTCAACACTTGAATTCCTAAACGGATTTGTAATTACCGAAAACGGTTTTTTCTATGAACAAACGGAAGTGATCAATAGTGGTTACTGGGCCTGGAAAAATTTAGCCGATCAGTTGCCGTATGATTATTGGCCGGAAGAATAG
- a CDS encoding UDP-3-O-(3-hydroxymyristoyl)glucosamine N-acyltransferase, with product MKFPSPVPVQWIAELINATVTGNTNGLATGINEIHKVETGDLVFVDHPKYYDKCIHSAASFIIINKETDVPEGKALLVCEQPFEAYLKIVRHFRPFVPSATLISDTAVIGEGTVVMPGAFVGNHVTIGSNCVIHPNVSIYDHTVIGNNVILHAGTVIGSDAFYFNTKKNRDVWYKKMESCGRVVIEDDVEMGSCCTIDKGVTHDTVIGRGTKFDNQVHIGHDSVIGKNCLFAAQVGVAGAVVIEDGVVLWGQAGVSKTLTIGENAVVFAQSGVPSSLEGNKSYFGTPVDDALQKRKELVWVKRIPEIWERLLKLESK from the coding sequence ATGAAGTTTCCTTCACCGGTTCCGGTACAATGGATTGCAGAATTAATCAACGCAACAGTTACTGGAAATACAAATGGGCTTGCAACAGGAATCAACGAAATACATAAAGTTGAAACCGGTGATCTGGTATTTGTAGATCATCCCAAGTACTACGATAAGTGTATTCACTCAGCTGCAAGTTTTATAATCATCAATAAAGAAACGGATGTACCTGAAGGAAAAGCATTGCTGGTATGTGAGCAACCGTTTGAAGCATATCTCAAGATCGTTCGGCACTTTCGTCCGTTTGTTCCATCTGCAACTCTCATCAGCGATACAGCTGTAATTGGTGAAGGTACCGTTGTAATGCCCGGTGCCTTTGTTGGTAATCATGTAACCATTGGTAGCAATTGCGTTATACATCCCAACGTTTCTATTTACGATCATACAGTTATCGGTAACAATGTGATTCTGCATGCAGGTACTGTTATTGGCAGCGATGCATTTTATTTCAACACCAAAAAGAATCGTGATGTATGGTATAAAAAAATGGAAAGCTGCGGACGGGTTGTAATTGAAGACGATGTGGAAATGGGATCGTGCTGTACGATTGATAAAGGTGTAACGCATGATACGGTGATTGGACGTGGTACTAAATTCGATAACCAGGTGCATATTGGTCACGACAGTGTGATCGGCAAAAACTGTTTGTTTGCGGCACAGGTAGGCGTGGCCGGGGCTGTTGTAATTGAAGATGGTGTAGTATTGTGGGGACAGGCAGGTGTAAGCAAAACGTTGACCATTGGAGAAAATGCCGTGGTGTTTGCACAAAGTGGTGTGCCATCATCATTGGAAGGAAATAAATCGTACTTCGGTACACCGGTTGACGATGCATTGCAAAAGCGCAAAGAGTTGGTGTGGGTAAAACGTATTCCCGAAATATGGGAACGATTACTAAAGTTGGAATCGAAATAG
- a CDS encoding YicC/YloC family endoribonuclease has product MLKSMTGFGRTEEAAGDKTFLVEIKSLNGKQFELNLKITPLLKPYEFAIRTMLSEQLMRGTIDCNILLKQNGGNGAITINKEMAKAYFQPLKEVADDLNIGLSEYVLAAMLRLPDVVVPNTDILSEEQYGQFKQTLQNAINAINKHRLLEGAALEKDLIERINNILAYQEKISELEPLRQHKMKEELRRKMEEQLGKENYDANRLEQEMIYYIEKIDISEEQVRLRNHCDYFLNILKENDDSKGKKLGFVLQEIGREINTTGAKAYDSGIQKLVVLMKDELEKAKEQVLNIL; this is encoded by the coding sequence ATGCTTAAATCAATGACCGGTTTTGGAAGAACCGAAGAAGCTGCCGGCGATAAGACCTTCCTGGTTGAAATAAAATCTCTCAACGGAAAACAGTTTGAACTCAATTTAAAAATTACTCCCTTATTAAAACCATACGAGTTTGCCATCCGCACCATGTTGTCGGAACAACTAATGCGTGGTACGATCGATTGCAATATTTTATTAAAGCAAAATGGAGGCAATGGCGCTATCACCATCAATAAAGAAATGGCGAAAGCTTATTTTCAACCATTGAAAGAAGTGGCCGATGATTTAAATATCGGGTTGAGTGAATATGTATTGGCTGCCATGTTACGTTTACCGGATGTGGTGGTACCCAACACTGATATTTTAAGTGAAGAGCAATACGGGCAGTTTAAGCAAACGCTTCAAAATGCGATCAATGCTATTAACAAGCATCGCCTGCTGGAAGGTGCGGCTTTAGAAAAAGATCTCATCGAACGTATTAATAATATACTCGCCTACCAGGAAAAAATTTCTGAACTGGAACCGTTGCGTCAGCATAAAATGAAAGAAGAGCTGCGTCGCAAAATGGAAGAACAATTGGGCAAAGAGAACTACGATGCCAACAGACTCGAACAGGAAATGATCTACTATATTGAAAAGATCGACATCAGCGAAGAGCAGGTGCGCCTCCGCAATCACTGCGATTATTTCCTCAACATCCTCAAAGAAAACGACGATTCAAAAGGTAAAAAGCTGGGCTTTGTATTGCAGGAAATTGGACGTGAAATAAATACAACCGGTGCCAAGGCCTACGATTCAGGTATTCAAAAGCTGGTGGTATTAATGAAAGATGAACTGGAAAAAGCAAAAGAACAGGTGTTGAATATTCTTTAA
- a CDS encoding gliding motility lipoprotein GldH has translation MKPFPVLKTLTQSIFLSCLLAVILLAGCSTMDTFEKNAEIPKHEWSYSLQPEINFTITDTVTPYNVFVTLRHTDAYAYKNIWLYISTRQPGDSTFQKERFELTLQNQNGEWIGTGMSDIWEVRYPLFNDLRFTKQGNYTIRLQQTMRDNPLLHVMNAGVRIEKAKQ, from the coding sequence TTGAAACCTTTCCCCGTATTGAAGACCCTTACACAAAGTATTTTTCTCAGTTGTTTACTGGCAGTGATCTTGCTTGCCGGTTGCAGCACCATGGATACATTTGAAAAAAATGCGGAGATCCCGAAACACGAATGGAGCTACAGCCTGCAACCCGAGATCAATTTTACAATTACCGATACCGTTACGCCCTACAATGTATTTGTAACGTTGCGACATACCGATGCGTATGCATATAAAAATATCTGGCTCTATATTTCTACCCGCCAACCCGGCGACAGTACGTTTCAGAAAGAACGCTTTGAACTAACCCTTCAAAATCAAAACGGCGAATGGATCGGTACCGGGATGAGCGATATCTGGGAAGTGCGTTATCCATTGTTCAACGATCTCCGTTTTACAAAACAGGGCAACTATACCATCCGGCTGCAGCAAACAATGCGTGATAATCCGTTGTTACATGTAATGAATGCCGGTGTGCGTATTGAAAAAGCAAAACAGTAA
- a CDS encoding sensor histidine kinase, whose amino-acid sequence MAYTNKVYSFRNFSFWFWILLIYVVAALVWWFISLERQSADMTALKLAQLKLDDPQYDLLRNEALQFQKRQSAKFIGEGVAFLALILAGAVFVYRSIRKQIEVSALQQNFMMAITHELKTPIATTRLSIETVLRRKLDEVQQQKLLLSALSETNRLNILTNNILLASQMEEKNFQREHEEVNLADVVETVVSDYKNRYPGRRIEASADKDLYIEGDELLIQIALSNLIDNALKYAPKESPVYIDLMDDNDTTQIKVSDEGMGVPDEEKQKIFEKFYRSGNENTRKAKGTGLGLYLTRKIITDHNGDIFVMNNTPRGSIFVIQF is encoded by the coding sequence ATGGCTTATACCAACAAAGTATATAGTTTCCGCAATTTCTCCTTCTGGTTCTGGATCCTTCTCATTTATGTAGTGGCTGCCTTGGTGTGGTGGTTTATCTCTTTGGAACGACAAAGCGCTGATATGACTGCTTTGAAACTGGCCCAATTGAAATTGGACGATCCGCAGTACGATCTGCTACGCAATGAAGCACTGCAATTCCAGAAAAGACAATCAGCAAAATTTATAGGTGAAGGTGTTGCTTTTCTTGCATTGATCCTCGCAGGTGCCGTGTTTGTGTATCGCTCCATCCGTAAACAAATTGAAGTATCGGCCCTGCAGCAGAATTTTATGATGGCCATTACGCATGAACTAAAAACCCCCATCGCCACTACACGTCTCAGCATTGAAACGGTATTACGTCGTAAACTGGATGAAGTACAACAACAGAAACTATTGTTGAGTGCTTTGAGCGAAACCAACCGGTTAAATATTCTCACCAATAATATTCTCCTTGCTTCACAAATGGAAGAAAAGAATTTTCAACGGGAGCATGAAGAAGTAAATCTGGCCGATGTGGTGGAAACCGTAGTGAGCGATTATAAGAACCGCTATCCGGGCCGGCGTATTGAAGCCAGTGCCGATAAAGATCTGTACATTGAAGGCGATGAATTGCTGATCCAGATCGCTCTGAGCAATCTCATTGATAATGCGTTGAAGTATGCTCCCAAGGAAAGCCCGGTGTATATTGATCTGATGGATGATAACGATACAACACAGATCAAAGTAAGTGACGAGGGAATGGGCGTGCCCGACGAAGAGAAACAGAAGATATTTGAAAAATTCTACCGCAGCGGTAACGAAAACACACGCAAAGCAAAAGGTACCGGGCTTGGCTTGTACCTTACCCGCAAGATCATTACCGATCACAATGGTGACATATTTGTGATGAACAATACCCCACGTGGAAGTATTTTTGTAATTCAGTTTTAA
- a CDS encoding response regulator transcription factor has product MSATNKASILIVEDEEHLLDALKLNLELEGYEVTTAGDGVAALKAVENEYFDLIIMDVMMPEMDGISATESIRIRKNDVPILMLSAKNTSHDRVLGLKKGADDYLTKPFNLEELLLRVEKLIEKNKKIQDKDTIGESYGFGNNHIDFKAQEAVNFKGETIQLSKKENMLLQLLIENKNEVVTREKILQVVWGYNVYPTTRTIDNFILNFRKYFEEDSRNPVYFHSARGVGYRFVEGEN; this is encoded by the coding sequence ATGTCGGCCACAAACAAAGCATCAATTTTAATCGTGGAAGATGAAGAGCATTTACTCGATGCTTTGAAATTAAATCTTGAACTGGAAGGTTATGAAGTAACGACGGCCGGTGATGGTGTGGCTGCTCTTAAAGCTGTGGAGAATGAATATTTCGATCTCATTATTATGGATGTGATGATGCCCGAGATGGATGGTATCAGTGCAACCGAAAGTATCCGCATACGTAAGAACGATGTGCCCATTTTGATGTTGAGTGCCAAGAATACCTCACACGACCGGGTGCTGGGTTTAAAGAAAGGTGCCGATGATTACCTCACCAAACCTTTTAATCTCGAAGAGTTGTTGTTGCGTGTTGAAAAGCTGATCGAGAAAAACAAAAAGATACAGGATAAAGATACCATTGGCGAAAGCTACGGCTTCGGCAATAACCATATTGATTTTAAAGCGCAAGAGGCCGTCAACTTTAAAGGCGAAACAATTCAGCTGAGCAAAAAAGAAAACATGCTCCTGCAACTGCTCATTGAAAACAAGAACGAAGTGGTGACCCGTGAAAAAATTCTGCAGGTTGTTTGGGGTTACAACGTTTATCCTACAACACGTACCATCGACAATTTCATCCTCAACTTCCGTAAGTATTTTGAAGAAGACAGCCGTAACCCGGTTTATTTCCATTCGGCAAGAGGCGTTGGGTATCGGTTTGTGGAGGGGGAAAATTAA
- a CDS encoding GNAT family N-acetyltransferase encodes MKTELHTDKVKLRAPEKSDAAKLYYLRTHPIVNKFIERDLPKNLSDVEKFIELRNADPNPFYFIIESLPTNEVAGTICLWNINKEKKYAEVGYELLPEFQGKGIMTSALHEIINVAFTELNIETVEAFTHSENLSSRKLLEKFCFKLMPGKTDPDNSNNIIYCLKKA; translated from the coding sequence GTGAAAACTGAATTACATACAGACAAAGTAAAATTAAGAGCTCCTGAAAAATCAGATGCTGCAAAGCTTTATTACTTACGCACCCATCCCATTGTAAACAAGTTTATTGAAAGAGACTTACCCAAAAATTTATCAGATGTCGAAAAATTTATAGAGCTAAGAAATGCTGACCCAAACCCGTTTTATTTTATCATTGAAAGTCTCCCAACTAATGAAGTTGCAGGCACTATCTGCCTATGGAATATCAATAAAGAAAAAAAATATGCGGAAGTTGGCTATGAACTTTTACCCGAGTTTCAAGGCAAAGGCATCATGACAAGTGCTCTGCATGAAATCATAAACGTTGCTTTTACAGAATTAAATATAGAAACCGTAGAGGCCTTTACTCATTCAGAAAATCTTTCTTCAAGAAAGTTATTAGAGAAATTTTGTTTTAAACTCATGCCGGGCAAAACAGATCCTGATAATTCAAATAACATTATTTATTGTTTAAAAAAAGCCTAA
- a CDS encoding DUF1801 domain-containing protein codes for MAKYQVKTKETTSDVFKFIAAVPDQQKQKDALALVELMQKESGFEPKMWGPSIIGFGSYHYVYESGHEGDAPLIGFSPRKAEFSLYLSSGFDQREELLQQFGKHKVAKACIYFKRLEDVDTSILKKMIKNSLKYMKEKYP; via the coding sequence ATGGCAAAATACCAGGTAAAAACAAAAGAAACAACAAGCGATGTTTTTAAGTTTATTGCTGCTGTTCCCGATCAGCAAAAACAAAAAGATGCATTGGCACTTGTTGAGTTGATGCAGAAAGAATCAGGATTTGAGCCAAAAATGTGGGGGCCATCCATTATCGGTTTTGGCAGCTATCATTATGTTTATGAAAGCGGTCATGAAGGAGATGCACCCTTAATTGGTTTTTCGCCACGCAAGGCTGAGTTCTCACTCTATCTTTCCTCCGGGTTTGATCAACGGGAAGAATTGTTGCAACAATTCGGAAAACATAAAGTAGCAAAGGCCTGTATCTATTTTAAACGACTTGAAGATGTTGATACAAGTATTTTAAAAAAGATGATCAAAAATTCTCTTAAGTATATGAAAGAAAAGTATCCTTGA
- a CDS encoding glycoside hydrolase family 130 protein, with protein MNKVFIFLFTILLYSCTEQTKEPTTNSWAMLNFVKVDSLNPILQPDSTQQFNCPVSKQTVNWEERNVLNPSAVVRDGKVYLLYRAQDRHMTSRLGLAVSDDGLHFTKLPQPVFFPDNDSMKIYEWKGGVEDPRVVESEDGTYILTYTSYDGKTARLCLATSKDLRSWTKHGLVLNNEKYKDVWSKSGAIVAKQNGEKIVATKINGKYWMYFGDTDLFMASSDDLIHWTVAENEESKKMITVLHPRMGYFDSRLVEPGPHPLLQNDGILLIYNGSNAANFSDSSMPKFTYAAGQALFDKEEPWKLISRTDSNFIRPDKDYERVGEVNEVCFVEGLVYFKNKWFLYYGTADSKIAVAVRE; from the coding sequence ATGAACAAGGTTTTCATTTTCCTTTTCACTATTCTTCTTTACAGTTGTACTGAACAAACAAAAGAACCAACAACCAACAGTTGGGCCATGCTCAACTTTGTAAAAGTGGATAGCCTCAACCCTATACTGCAGCCCGATTCAACACAACAATTCAATTGCCCCGTGAGCAAACAAACCGTCAACTGGGAAGAACGGAATGTGCTCAATCCATCAGCTGTTGTAAGAGATGGAAAAGTGTATCTGCTCTATCGTGCACAGGACAGGCATATGACTTCACGTCTTGGTCTTGCTGTAAGTGATGATGGTTTGCATTTCACAAAACTGCCGCAGCCGGTTTTCTTTCCCGATAACGACAGCATGAAGATCTATGAATGGAAAGGTGGTGTGGAAGATCCACGGGTGGTGGAAAGCGAAGACGGCACCTACATACTTACTTACACTTCGTACGACGGTAAAACAGCCAGGCTTTGTTTGGCTACATCAAAAGATCTGCGCAGCTGGACCAAACATGGTTTGGTATTGAATAATGAGAAGTACAAAGATGTGTGGTCGAAATCGGGAGCTATTGTTGCCAAGCAAAACGGAGAGAAGATCGTAGCTACAAAGATCAATGGAAAGTACTGGATGTATTTCGGCGATACAGATTTGTTCATGGCATCGTCTGATGATTTGATTCACTGGACCGTTGCAGAAAATGAAGAAAGCAAAAAGATGATCACAGTGTTACATCCACGTATGGGTTATTTCGACAGCAGGTTGGTAGAACCCGGGCCGCATCCATTGCTGCAAAACGATGGCATTCTTTTAATTTACAACGGAAGTAATGCTGCTAACTTCAGTGACAGTAGTATGCCGAAGTTTACCTACGCTGCCGGACAAGCATTGTTTGATAAAGAGGAGCCGTGGAAGCTCATCAGCCGTACTGATTCCAATTTTATTCGTCCTGATAAAGACTACGAACGTGTGGGCGAAGTAAACGAAGTGTGTTTTGTAGAAGGATTAGTTTATTTTAAGAACAAATGGTTTTTGTATTATGGAACGGCTGATTCGAAAATTGCGGTAGCGGTGAGAGAATGA
- a CDS encoding DUF885 family protein, with amino-acid sequence MTLIVMWADEYQHRLISSKNNETVYYIAGTFIPKISSMPRRCTLFLLILIAAGSLSAQSGDAGKVYGFINQYNADAQMLQRKYVIKHSPEYFNRMKGFYTDWLERLKKQPFSTYTTSDKVDYLLLKRNIQKDQSQLLADEQQYTSLLPVIPFAKHITSFEEKRRVGQQQPGKEVAQSFIQLKEEVLQNMKQLETGTDLSAQQFQLASVTVSDLRRAFNEAFKFYDGYDPQFTSNAKPSYLEADTTLGTYIAWLKKKAKAVQQKDDGSGIIGNPIGREALIRDLQYEMIPYTPEQIQAIAMQEFAWCDKEMLKASQQMGFGTNWKAALEKVKTNYVEIGKQPELAKFLADEAIQFIEQRQLVTIPEMAKEGWSMRMLTPAEQKFAPFFLGGAQILIAYPTEDMNEADRMMTMRGNNRHFSRAVVHHELIPGHNLQYYMNSRYKPYRNPFRTSFWGEGWALWWEMLLWDNNFASTPEDKIGMLFWRMHRCARIIFSINYHTNKWTPKQCIDFLVDRVGHEPANAEAEVRRSFASTYGPLYQVSYMLGGLQFKALHKELVGSGKMTNKVFHDRILQENSMPIEMVRAVLINQPLKENHVTGWKFAGEMK; translated from the coding sequence ATGACCTTGATCGTGATGTGGGCTGATGAATACCAGCATCGGTTAATTTCATCAAAAAACAACGAAACGGTTTATTACATTGCAGGAACGTTCATCCCAAAAATCAGTTCTATGCCCCGTCGTTGTACACTTTTCCTCTTGATTCTTATTGCTGCCGGTTCGCTTTCTGCACAAAGTGGCGATGCAGGCAAAGTATATGGTTTCATCAATCAATACAATGCCGATGCGCAAATGCTGCAACGGAAATATGTGATCAAACATTCGCCGGAATATTTCAACCGTATGAAAGGTTTTTATACTGATTGGCTGGAGCGTTTAAAGAAACAACCCTTTTCTACTTATACAACTAGTGATAAGGTCGATTATTTATTGTTGAAACGAAATATTCAAAAAGATCAATCGCAATTGTTAGCCGATGAACAGCAATACACATCGCTGCTGCCGGTTATTCCATTTGCCAAACACATCACTTCGTTTGAAGAAAAACGCAGAGTAGGGCAACAACAACCCGGTAAAGAAGTGGCGCAATCTTTTATACAGTTGAAAGAGGAAGTGCTGCAAAACATGAAGCAGCTCGAAACAGGTACTGACTTATCAGCTCAACAATTTCAACTGGCTTCTGTAACAGTAAGCGATCTGCGCAGGGCGTTCAACGAAGCGTTTAAATTTTATGATGGATATGATCCGCAGTTTACCAGCAATGCAAAGCCATCTTATCTCGAAGCAGACACAACACTTGGTACCTACATTGCGTGGTTAAAGAAAAAAGCAAAAGCGGTGCAACAGAAAGATGATGGCAGCGGCATCATTGGCAATCCCATTGGCAGAGAAGCACTCATTCGTGATCTGCAATATGAAATGATCCCGTACACACCCGAACAGATACAGGCCATTGCCATGCAGGAATTTGCCTGGTGTGATAAAGAAATGTTGAAAGCATCGCAGCAGATGGGTTTTGGAACCAACTGGAAGGCGGCATTGGAAAAAGTAAAAACAAACTATGTAGAGATCGGTAAGCAACCGGAGCTGGCGAAATTTCTGGCTGATGAAGCCATTCAGTTTATTGAACAACGACAACTGGTAACTATTCCTGAAATGGCGAAAGAAGGATGGAGTATGCGGATGCTTACGCCTGCTGAACAAAAATTTGCACCGTTCTTTTTAGGTGGTGCACAGATATTAATTGCTTACCCAACAGAAGATATGAATGAAGCGGATCGGATGATGACGATGCGTGGCAACAACCGTCATTTCTCAAGAGCGGTGGTGCATCATGAATTAATTCCCGGTCATAACCTGCAGTATTATATGAACAGCCGATACAAACCTTACCGTAACCCGTTCCGCACCTCTTTCTGGGGCGAAGGTTGGGCGCTTTGGTGGGAGATGCTGTTGTGGGATAATAATTTTGCCAGCACACCTGAAGATAAGATCGGCATGTTGTTCTGGCGCATGCACCGTTGTGCACGCATTATTTTTTCAATTAACTATCACACAAATAAATGGACGCCGAAACAGTGTATTGATTTTTTAGTGGATCGTGTTGGGCACGAACCTGCTAATGCAGAAGCAGAAGTGCGCCGTTCCTTTGCAAGCACTTACGGACCGTTGTACCAGGTAAGTTATATGCTGGGCGGCTTGCAGTTTAAAGCATTGCACAAAGAATTGGTGGGCAGTGGTAAAATGACGAACAAAGTTTTTCACGACCGGATATTACAAGAGAACAGTATGCCGATTGAAATGGTACGTGCTGTGCTCATCAATCAACCATTAAAAGAAAATCATGTAACGGGTTGGAAGTTTGCGGGGGAGATGAAGTAG